From Apium graveolens cultivar Ventura chromosome 9, ASM990537v1, whole genome shotgun sequence, the proteins below share one genomic window:
- the LOC141684255 gene encoding UDP-glycosyltransferase 76B1-like isoform X2, translated as MEKQEANSKLQERKMVGRLLLFPLPVQGHINPMLQLANILYSRGFNITIIHTFFNSPNISNYPHFTFEAISKESITGFPTIPGGAAKVIHLNKVCFEPFHDCVERLLSNSSADDRILCLITDALLYFTQDVAEVLKLPRIVLRTSSLAAFHVLYLHPTLLHKGYLSVQDSNSEAPVPEAEPLKVKDISQTYQIEGEDLGMMIAGMMTGTKAASAIVWNTFEELEQSVLPTIQQNFPIPSFTIGPFHKYFTASASSLLEQDKTAISWLDMQAPLSVLYVSFGSVALIDKSEFFEMAWALANSKQKFLWVVRPGVIRGSEWLESFPDGLQEAVSERGHIVKWAPQQEVLAHPATACFWSHCGWNSTLESICEGVPMICSPSFGDQPTNARYVEAVWKVGLVLENGIKREEIERAIRRVMIDQEGKEMRMRMSCLKKKVNLCLMEGGSSYKSLEGLVNFILSL; from the exons ATGGAGAAACAAGAAGCTAATAGTAAGTTACAAGAAAGAAAAATGGTTGGGAGGTTGCTACTGTTTCCACTACCTGTTCAAGGCCACATAAACCCAATGCTTCAACTTGCCAACATTCTTTATTCCAGAGGCTTTAATATTACAATCATACACACTTTCTTCAACTCTCCAAACATATCAAATTACCCTCACTTCACTTTTGAAGCCATCTCCAAAGAAAGCATTACTGGTTTCCCTACCATTCCGGGAGGTGCCGCGAAAGTCATACATCTTAACAAGGTTTGCTTTGAGCCATTTCACGACTGTGTGGAAAGGCTTTTGTCAAATTCTTCTGCAGATGATCGTATTCTCTGCTTAATAACAGATGCTTTATTGTACTTTACTCAAGATGTTGCGGAAGTGCTTAAGCTCCCGCGAATTGTTTTAAGAACAAGTAGTCTCGCTGCATTTCATGTTCTTTATCTCCACCCAACCCTGCTACACAAAGGCTATCTCTCAGTACAAG ATTCCAATTCAGAAGCACCAGTACCAGAGGCTGAACCACTAAAAGTAAAAGATATTTCACAGACCTATCAGATTGAGGGAGAAGATCTGGGCATGATGATTGCAGGAATGATGACCGGAACCAAAGCAGCTTCAGCAATCGTCTGGAACACCTTTGAAGAATTAGAACAATCTGTATTACCTACTATCCAGCAAAATTTTCCCATTCCCAGTTTCACAATTGGTCCATTTCACAAATACTTTACAGCCTCAGCAAGTAGCTTACTAGAACAAGACAAGACTGCCATTTCTTGGTTAGACATGCAAGCACCACTCTCTGTCTTGTATGTTAGTTTTGGGAGCGTTGCATTAATAGATAAGAGTGAATTCTTTGAAATGGCTTGGGCCTTAGCCAATAGTAAGCAAAAATTCTTGTGGGTGGTTAGACCTGGAGTCATTCGTGGCTCGGAGTGGCTTGAGTCCTTTCCAGATGGGCTCCAAGAGGCGGTGAGCGAAAGGGGTCATATTGTTAAATGGGCTCCTCAACAAGAAGTGTTGGCTCATCCTGCAACAGCATGTTTTTGGAGTCATTGTGGATGGAATTCGACGTTGGAGAGTATTTGTGAAGGAGTTCCAATGATTTGTTCACCTTCATTTGGAGATCAGCCAACAAATGCAAGGTATGTAGAGGCTGTTTGGAAAGTGGGATTAGTATTGGAGAATGGTATAAAGAGAGAGGAGATAGAAAGGGCAATCAGGAGGGTGATGATTGATCAAGAAGGGAAAGAAATGAGAATGAGAATGTCTTGTCTAAAGAAAAAGGTGAACCTTTGTTTAATGGAAGGTGGATCTTCATACAAATCATTAGAAGGCCTGGTGAATTTCATCTTGTCCCTGTAA
- the LOC141684256 gene encoding UDP-glycosyltransferase 76B1-like, with product MGGRLLLFPLPFQGHINPMLQLANILYSKGFNITIIHTFYNSPNKSNYPHFTFETISQESLTGFPTRQGSVTKVVLLNKVCIDPFCDCVKRLLSNSSADDRIFCLITDALFYFTKDVADLLKLPRIVLRTSSLSAFHVYYLYPILLQKGYLSVKDSNSEAPVSEAEPLKVKDIPQTYQIEGEDLGMMIAEMMTGTKAASAILWNTFEELEQSVLPTIQQNFPIPSFTIGPFHKYFTASASSLLEQDKTAISWLDMQAPLSVLYVSFGSLAAIDKTEFFEMAWALANSKQKFLWVVRPGVIRGSEWLEPFPDGLQEAVSERGHIVKWAPQQEVLAHPATACFWSHCGWNSTLESICEGVPMICSPSFGDQPTNARYVEAVWKVGLVLENGIKREEIERAIRRVMIDQEGKEMRMRMSCLKKKVNTCLMEGGSSYKSLEGLVNFILSL from the exons ATGGGTGGGAGGTTGCTACTCTTTCCTCTACCCTTTCAAGGCCACATTAACCCAATGCTTCAGCTTGCTAACATCCTTTATTCCAAAGGCTTTAATATTACAATCATACACACTTTCTACAACTCTCCAAACAAATCAAATTATCCTCACTTCACTTTCGAAACCATCTCCCAAGAAAGCCTTACTGGTTTTCCTACCAGGCAGGGAAGTGTCACCAAAGTCGTACTTCTGAACAAGGTTTGCATTGATCCATTTTGCGACTGTGTGAAAAGGCTCTTATCAAATTCTTCTGCAGACGATCGTATTTTCTGCTTGATAACAGATGCTTTATTCTACTTCACCAAAGATGTGGCTGACTTGCTAAAGCTCCCGCGAATTGTTTTAAGAACAAGTAGTCTCTCTGCATTTCATGTTTATTATCTCTACCCAATCCTGCTTCAGAAAGGCTATCTCTCAGTAAAAG ATTCCAATTCAGAAGCACCAGTATCAGAGGCTGAACCACTAAAAGTAAAAGATATTCCACAGACCTATCAGATTGAGGGAGAAGATCTGGGCATGATGATTGCAGAAATGATGACCGGAACCAAAGCAGCTTCAGCAATCTTATGGAACACCTTTGAAGAACTAGAACAATCTGTATTACCTACTATTCAGCAAAATTTTCCCATTCCCAGTTTCACAATTGGTCCATTCCACAAATACTTTACGGCCTCAGCAAGTAGCTTACTAGAACAAGACAAGACTGCAATTTCTTGGTTAGACATGCAAGCACCACTCTCTGTCTTGTATGTTAGTTTTGGGAGCCTTGCAGCTATTGATAAGACTGAATTCTTTGAAATGGCTTGGGCCTTAGCCAATAGTAAGCAGAAATTCTTGTGGGTGGTTAGACCTGGAGTCATTCGTGGCTCGGAGTGGCTCGAGCCCTTTCCAGATGGGCTCCAAGAGGCGGTGAGTGAAAGGGGTCATATTGTTAAATGGGCTCCTCAACAAGAAGTGTTGGCTCATCCTGCAACAGCATGTTTTTGGAGTCATTGTGGATGGAATTCGACGTTGGAGAGTATTTGTGAAGGAGTTCCAATGATTTGTTCACCTTCATTTGGAGATCAGCCAACAAATGCAAGGTATGTAGAGGCTGTTTGGAAAGTGGGATTAGTATTGGAGAATGGTATAAAGAGAGAGGAGATAGAAAGGGCAATCAGGAGGGTGATGATTGATCAAGAAGGGAAAGAAATGAGAATGAGAATGTCTTGTCTAAAGAAAAAGGTAAACACTTGTTTAATGGAAGGTGGATCTTCATACAAATCATTAGAAGGCCTGGTGAATTTCATCTTGTCTCTCTAA
- the LOC141684255 gene encoding UDP-glycosyltransferase 76B1-like isoform X1, producing the protein MEKQEVDSKLQERKMCGRLLMFPLPAQGHINPMLQLANILYSKGFNITIIHTSFNSPNKSNYPHFTFKNIGEARPTGYPTGSVAKGGAASKVILLNKVCFDPFHDCVKRLLSDSSADDRILCLITDALFYFTQHVADLLKLPRIVLRTSSLSAFHVFYLYPILLQQGYLSVQDSNSEAPVPEAEPLKVKDISQTYQIEGEDLGMMIAGMMTGTKAASAIVWNTFEELEQSVLPTIQQNFPIPSFTIGPFHKYFTASASSLLEQDKTAISWLDMQAPLSVLYVSFGSVALIDKSEFFEMAWALANSKQKFLWVVRPGVIRGSEWLESFPDGLQEAVSERGHIVKWAPQQEVLAHPATACFWSHCGWNSTLESICEGVPMICSPSFGDQPTNARYVEAVWKVGLVLENGIKREEIERAIRRVMIDQEGKEMRMRMSCLKKKVNLCLMEGGSSYKSLEGLVNFILSL; encoded by the exons ATGGAGAAACAAGAAGTTGACAGCAAGTTACAAGAAAGAAAAATGTGTGGGAGGCTGCTAATGTTTCCACTACCAGCTCAAGGCCACATAAACCCGATGCTTCAGCTTGCAAACATCCTTTACTCCAAAGGCTTTAATATTACAATCATACACACTTCCTTCAACTCTCCGAACAAATCAAATTACCCTCACTTCACTTTCAAAAATATCGGTGAAGCTCGCCCTACTGGTTATCCCACGGGAAGTGTCGCGAAAGGAGGAGCTGCCTCCAAAGTCATACTTCTGAACAAGGTTTGCTTTGATCCATTTCACGACTGCGTTAAAAGGCTCTTGTCAGATTCTTCTGCAGATGATCGTATTCTCTGCTTAATAACAGATGCTTTATTCTACTTTACTCAACATGTTGCGGACTTGCTTAAGCTACCGCGAATTGTTTTGAGAACAAGTAGTCTCTCAGCGTTTCATGTTTTTTATCTCTACCCAATTCTGCTACAGCAAGGCTATCTCTCAGTACAAG ATTCCAATTCAGAAGCACCAGTACCAGAGGCTGAACCACTAAAAGTAAAAGATATTTCACAGACCTATCAGATTGAGGGAGAAGATCTGGGCATGATGATTGCAGGAATGATGACCGGAACCAAAGCAGCTTCAGCAATCGTCTGGAACACCTTTGAAGAATTAGAACAATCTGTATTACCTACTATCCAGCAAAATTTTCCCATTCCCAGTTTCACAATTGGTCCATTTCACAAATACTTTACAGCCTCAGCAAGTAGCTTACTAGAACAAGACAAGACTGCCATTTCTTGGTTAGACATGCAAGCACCACTCTCTGTCTTGTATGTTAGTTTTGGGAGCGTTGCATTAATAGATAAGAGTGAATTCTTTGAAATGGCTTGGGCCTTAGCCAATAGTAAGCAAAAATTCTTGTGGGTGGTTAGACCTGGAGTCATTCGTGGCTCGGAGTGGCTTGAGTCCTTTCCAGATGGGCTCCAAGAGGCGGTGAGCGAAAGGGGTCATATTGTTAAATGGGCTCCTCAACAAGAAGTGTTGGCTCATCCTGCAACAGCATGTTTTTGGAGTCATTGTGGATGGAATTCGACGTTGGAGAGTATTTGTGAAGGAGTTCCAATGATTTGTTCACCTTCATTTGGAGATCAGCCAACAAATGCAAGGTATGTAGAGGCTGTTTGGAAAGTGGGATTAGTATTGGAGAATGGTATAAAGAGAGAGGAGATAGAAAGGGCAATCAGGAGGGTGATGATTGATCAAGAAGGGAAAGAAATGAGAATGAGAATGTCTTGTCTAAAGAAAAAGGTGAACCTTTGTTTAATGGAAGGTGGATCTTCATACAAATCATTAGAAGGCCTGGTGAATTTCATCTTGTCCCTGTAA